The Hordeum vulgare subsp. vulgare chromosome 4H, MorexV3_pseudomolecules_assembly, whole genome shotgun sequence genomic interval GGATTCAGCATTGGCCGAAGAACTTTTTGGTTATTTCGCAATATTCAGTCGTTGGCATGTACTCAGAGATGGTGTAACCTGAATTTTACGTCTTGCGGCAATCCATGGCACTGAGTAGCTATATTATTTCTCCAGTCTGTAGCCAGGTTGATGCCATGGTATGTCGCATACGCATTTTCACTGATGCGATCTCGTACAATGTGAGCCGGGCTAGCTGCATTTCTATTCTAATTCCCACCTAGCAGGGGTGTTTCTTATATCTTTGCTTCAGAGAACTCGCTTTAACATATGTGGTGTCTGATCTCCATTGTCTCTGAATGGTTTCAGAGAACTCTATTTAACCTTTTATTACTTGTGCATACAGTTTGCATACCACAGCAATGACTTGAAACCTCATCAGGTCCAGAAAGTAAAaatatcattatttattatagcaAATAACAAGCGAGGACGATCAGTTCTCTGCAGTGGTCAATGTGATTACAGGCCAGTACACTTGTCAAGGTGCAAACATGTGTAGTGACTTGTGCCTAGAAGAAAACGTCTACAGACAGCATCCCTGCCCTAAAGGTTTACATCAGCATCAAGAAAGAGGGCACGCTGGGCGGTGCAAAACTACACCCAGAAATAACGAGTGCCTCCTAATAATCTATCTAGGGCTAGCCTAGTCGTCGATGATGGAGATGAGAAGGGATGCCTCCTGAGCATCGGGGCCCCGAGTCTCTGCAGTGAGGCAAGAAAACAAACACTGTCAACTGAAACAATCGAGGCAACACACAAGGATGCGGAACTGGAAAGAGCAGATCGGCAGTGCACCTGAATTAGGGAGGTTGGACATGATCTGCTTAACGATCCCACCGCCGTTGGAGCTCGGCTCGGCgtctcccttctccttctccttgtcctcgcCCTCACCTTTACTGTGATCAACACcttccccgctgccgctgccgctgccgtgaGTCCCATGGCCAGACATGGCCATGCCGATCTTTGAAGCCATGGCGCTCAGTATCCCGGCCTGCTCGCCATTGCCGCCGCCGCCTTCGTCCTCGTCTTTCCCTCCCCTTCTCTCTTCCTCTGTTCAACTGAAGATTGTCAACTACTAAAACTGTACTAGAAACTACGCGACAAAGGCTACAGCCGAAGTAACTTGCCTGTGGCCGGCGGGTAAGGAGACGAGCTGGACAGCAGCTTGTGGAAGATGCCGTTGCCGGCCGCCTTCTCCTCGTCGCCGTCAGAGACAGCAAGCGCGTTCCCGTCGCCGTTGCCATTGCCTTCACCGCGGTCCTCAGCGCCGCCGCTCCCGTTAGTTCCCGACATGGCCACGCCGATCTTGGACGCCATGGTGCTCAGAAACCCGCCCTCCTCGACCACCGCAGCCTCCGCCTTCCCCTCCACCACGCGGCCAACGCCGGCTTCCTGCTCTTCCTCTCGCCCGCGCttcttcccctgcgccatggtctCCTCCTGCTCCCTCCTCTCCGCCTCGCCCACCGAATCCTCCATCACGAACGAACTCGACTCACCAAAGTGTACTATGTGCTACTGACTGCAGCAAGGCAGGAACAGATCAGATGTTATCTTCCAGGAGCCGTGCCGCAGGAGGGATATATAGGGGGCTGGCGGCTGGCGCACACGCGTCCTGCGGCGATGCCCACCATGGCGGGGAGGCTCCTCGCGTGCTTGGCCTGGGGCCGCGTAGCCTGGCGCGCGGGGATTGGCCGGCCGTTGCCGCGATATTTTTAAGGTCGCTTTGTGGGTTGCGCTTTTGTTTTTCCGCTTCTCGATTTTGTGCACGCACAACTTCCGGCCGGGGCCCGGAGGCAGCGTCGTGCCGAGGGCGCGGTGGCCGGTGGATCGCAGGGGTTGTCGGTGGGGATGCCTGGGACAAAACTATACTTTTACTCTATGGGAATTTGGGAGTAGGTCGGTGGGATGCCTTTACAAATTTAGAGCAACTACAATAAAATACAGGCAGCAggttgtaaggattaaaatactatattttcaatGAGTTGGATAAGAGACAAggaaagcgggctcttcgtgaagagtcagctctagcacgtgctcctaggtgctttgtgagaatgaaaggtggaccatatatgataaaaaatactcttttatagctaactattatacaagctagctataagatgggttaTAAGACTGTTTATAGCcaacagttggctatactattaaccatgctcttatactccctccctccggaaatacttgtcctagagatgaacgtatctagacttattttagttatagatacatccattatatccatatttccggacggagggagtatttgtacCTTTGTATCAGGGGCATCTAATAATCTTTTTAGGTTTGTCCCTACAAATATTATGTCCAGACAAGATATTTGTTTGCACAACCAGACAAGTTGAATCTTCTATAGTTACGAAGCACCGATACGACATATTTCGTGCATCTAATGAACAAGGTCTTTATAAAgtacatggataagtttgtcgtgatATTTATCGATGACATACTGGACTACTCCAAGAACCCCGAAGAGCACGCACAATACCTAAGGATTGTATTACGTGAGCTGCGTAAGCATCAGTTATACGCCAAATTTTGGTTAAaagaagttggatttttgggccACGTGATGACCCGGAAAGGCATAGCAGTGGATCGTGAGAAGGTCAAGGCCGTAAATGGATGGCAGCAACCAGCCAACGTGACAGATGTGCGGAGTTTCCTCGGAATGgtaggatattaccggaggttcattgaagaTTTCTCCACCATTCCCAAGCCCATGACACAGTTGCTCAAAAAGAATAAAAAGTTTGAATGAACTGAAGCATACGAGAATagctttcaagagttgaagaagagactgGCCACTTCACGAATGTTAATCGTCCCTGATCTACACAAGAATTTTGAAGTATACTGTGACGCCTCAAGGAAAGGCCTCGGATGtgtactcatgcaagaaggaaaagtcgTGGCTTACGCCTCAAGGCAATTAAGGCGACCCCActcatgatttggagttagacGCCGTGATACACGTTCTCAAGGAATGGAGACATTTCCTACTTGGAAATcgctgtgaaatatacaccgatcacaagagtctcaagtatatcttcactcagccaaaTATCAACCTCCGACAATGCCGTTGTTTAGAATTAATTAAAAAATATGATGTGGATATTCATTACCATCTTGGTAAGGCCAACGTGGTATGAGATACTCTCAGCAGGAACCCCACTCCAAACAATAGGACTGTACAAAGTTTAAGACCTGAGTTCATCTAGGAGTTCGCTCGGCTAAACCTGCTTCTCGTCCTAGAAGGAACTGTTGCACGACTAGAAGTACAACCCACTCTGGATGATcagatcaagaaggttcagaaCAAACACCCCAGTATTGAAGGCATAAAAAGAAAAGTGAGCCTAGGCAAGGCCCGAAGTTTATTATTGACGAGCAAGGGATATTATAGTACGACGACCGACTGTGTGTACCAAACCAAGAGGACCTCAAGGTGCAAATTTGGAAGAGGCTCACAACGTGGCGTATTCGATCCATCCAAGAGATGCAAAAATGTACAAGGATCTACagacaaaatattggtggcatggAATGAAGAGGGACATCACTTCTTTCATTGCACGCTGTGATTCTTGCCAGCGAATCAAGGCAGAGCACCACAAGCCAGCAGGATTATTACAACCTATGAAGGTACCCGAATGGAAGTCGGATGAGGtataggcatgtatttcattgtcGGACTACCTTAGTCGCGGCACAAACACGACACTATATGGGTTATCACCGACCGACTCACCAAGGTGGCTCATTTCATTCCAGTGAAGACCACTTACTCCACACAGAAGCTAACCAGGTTGTACCTTGCTCGCATTGTGTGCTTACACGAGATCTCGAAGACCATACTGTCCGATCGAGGCACTCAGGTTACCTCAAGATTTTGAGATTATTTAAAACAAGCATTGGGAACGCAATTAGTGTTCAACACAACATATCACCCTTAGACTGGAGGAGAGACCGAGCGTGTGAATcagattctcgaggacatgcccaGGGCATGTGTACTAACATATGGGAACAGTTGGGAGGAGAGTTTGCCTTacgccgagttctcctacaacaacagctacgagGCAAGTCTCCAAATGTCACCATTTGAAgccttgtatggacgaaggtgccgTATACCACTAAATTGGTGAGAGACCGGGGATAGCCGTATCTTCGGCCCACAGATGCTTCAAGAGGCTGAGGGCAAAGTAAAAAATCATCAGGGACGGACTCAAGATAGCCCAaagccgtcagaagagctattacgatcaaAAACACCGTGACATCGGCTTTGAGCCAAACGATTATGTGTACCTCAAAGTACCACAAATGAGGGGATTATAAAGATTTAAGGTCAAAGGCAAGTTGGCACCCCACTTCATAGGACCGTTCCGGATAATCGCGGAGAGGCCAGGTTGCCTATCAGGTCGACCTACCAGCAGAGTTGTCAGACGTACACGACGTCTTTCACATTTCTGAGCTaagaaagtgttggaaatatgccctagaggcaatgataaaataattattattatatttcctgtttcaagataattgtttattatccatgctataattgtattgaatgaaagcatagatacatgtgtggatatatagacaaaacaatgtccctagcaagcctctagttggctagccagttgatcaaggatggttaaggttttctgaccatatgcaagtgttgtcacttgataactggatcacatcattaggagaatcatgtgatggactagacccaaactatgaacatagcatgtgatcgtgtcattttgttgctattgttttctacgtgtcaagtgttcattcctgtgaccatgagatcatgtaactcactgacaccggaggaataccttgtgtgtatcaaacgtcacaacgttactgggtgactataaaggtgcactacatgtatctcccaaggtgtcagttgtgttagcatggatcaagactgggatttgtcactccgtatgacggagaggtatctcggggcccactcggttatactacatcacatacaagccttgcaagcaatgtgactcaaagtgtaagtcacgggatcttgtattacggaacgagtaaagagacttgctggtaacgagattgaaataggtatagggatactgacgatcaaatctcgggcaagtaacataccgaaggacaaagggaatgatatatgggattatatgaatccttggaacagaggttcaaccgataagatcttcgtagaatatgtaggatccaatatggacatccaggtcctgctattggatattgaccgaggagtgtctcgggtcatgtctgcatagttcttgaacccgcagggtctgcacacttaaggttcgatgacattttagtatagttgagttatatgtattggtgaccgaaggttgttctgagtcccgaatgacatcacggacgtcacgagggtttccgaaatggtccggaaacgaagattgatatataggatggtttcatttggtcaccggaaagatttcgggcattaccgacactgtaccgggagtgaagaatgttggggaacgtcgcatgggaaacaaaaaaaatttctacgcgcacgaagacctatcatggtgatgtccatctacaagaggggatggttgatctacgtacccttgtagaccatacagcagaagcgttagtgaacgcggttgatgtagtggaacgtcctcacgtccctcgatccgccccgcgaaccgtcccacgaaccgtcccgcgatccgtcccacgatccgctccgatctagtgccgaacggacgacacctccgcgttcagcacacgtacaactcgatgatgatctcggccttcttgatccagcaagagagacggagaggtagatgagttcttcggcagcgtgacggcgctccggaggttggtggtgatctaatctcagcagggctccgcccgagctccgcagaaacgcgatctagaggtaaaaccgtggaggtatgtggtcgggctggcgtggcaaaagttgtctcaaatcagccctaaaaccccattatatataggagggagggaggggaggaggcagcctcaaaacctaaaggtttggccgaaattggaggtggaggagtcctactccaatcctacttggagtaggattccaccttcccacttggaaactctttccaccttgtgttttttccttctcaaaccttatgggccttagtgggaacttattccagcccactaggggctggtttatctcttaccatagaccatgagaccccttggggcgtgacacccctcctgatggtccccggcacccctcccggcactcccagtacactaccgatgagcccgaaacttttccggtaatgcacgaaaaccttccggtaaccaaatgaggtcatccaatatatcaatcttcgtttccgaaccattccggaaaccctcgtgacgtctgtgatctcatccgggacgccgaacaacattcggtaaccaaccatataactcaaatacgcataaaacaacgtcgaaccttaagtttgcagaccctgcgggttcgagaactatgtagacacgacccgagagactcctcggtcaatatccaatagcgggacctggatgcccatattgtatcctacatattctacgaagatcttatcgtttgaacctcagtgccaaggattcatataatcccgtatgtcattccctttgtccttcggtatgttacttgcctgagattcggtcgtcagtatccgcatacctatttcaatctcgtttaccggcaagtctctttactcgttcggtaatacaagatcccgcaacttacactaattcacattgcttgcaaggcttgtgtgtgatgttgtattaccgagtgggccccgagatacctctccgtcatacggagtgacaaatcccagccttgatcaatactaactcaacgaacaccttcggagatacctgtagagcatcttcatagtcacccagttacgttgcgacgtttgatacacacaaagcattcctccggtgtcagtgagttatatgatctcatggtcataggaacaaatacttgacacgcagaaaacagtagcaacaaaatgacacgatcaacatgctacgtctattagtttgggtctagtccatcacatgattctcctaatgatgtgatcccgttatcaactaacaacacttgcctatggccaggaaaccttgaccatctttgatcaacgagctagtcaactagaggcttactagggacagtgttttgtctatgtatccacacaagtattgtgtttccaatcaatacaattatagcatggataataaacgattatcatgaacaaataaatataataataactaattattattgcctctagggcatatttccaacaacgaaTGGGTTCCTCGTATTCACCGGGAGgatcccacccacccgggagtgagcccagtagcactagggtggcgcaccagcccttagtgggctggtgaggccagaccaagtgggctatggcgccataaggagaaaaaaccaaaggaaaagaaaaaacaaggaaagagggaggtgggaaggaaggagtggactccttcccccaaaccgaattcggGTGGGAGTCAACCTCCTCCCAACGGCCGgtgcccttggggatcccttgagcccaaaggctagcccctcccctcctcctatatatattggtggttttagggcttttgagaaatAACTTCGCCACGTGCAAGTCAAacatataccacgtagttcttcctctagatcggatttctgcggagctcgggcgg includes:
- the LOC123448884 gene encoding protein qua-1-like encodes the protein MEDSVGEAERREQEETMAQGKKRGREEEQEAGVGRVVEGKAEAAVVEEGGFLSTMASKIGVAMSGTNGSGGAEDRGEGNGNGDGNALAVSDGDEEKAAGNGIFHKLLSSSSPYPPATEEERRGGKDEDEGGGGNGEQAGILSAMASKIGMAMSGHGTHGSGSGSGEGVDHSKGEGEDKEKEKGDAEPSSNGGGIVKQIMSNLPNSETRGPDAQEASLLISIIDD